The Hyphomonas sediminis genome contains the following window.
CTCGGTCTCCTACGGCCTGCTCTACATCATCGCCTCGGCCTTCATCGGCTCGGCGGGCGGCATCGTGATGAAACGCATGCCGAAGCTCTCGGGCTTGCGCTTCCAGGCATGGGTCGGCCTGTTCAGCTTTGCGCCGCTATTCGCCCTCTCCTTCGCTGTCGAACAGGGCCAGCTCGACGCCTATATTCACGGCGGCTGGATGGTCTGGGCCGCCAGCGCCTTTGCGATCATCGGCGTCTCGGTGTTCGGCCATTCGGCCTTTTACACCCTGCTGAAAAAGTATGATGTTTCGCTACTCTCCCCGCTCACCCTGATGACACCGATCTGGGGCGTGATCTTCGGCATCGCCCTGCTGAACGAACCGCTAACCCTCCGCCTCATCATCGGCGCGGCCGTCTCGCTCAGCGGCGTGCTTGTCATCGCCCTGCGCGCGAACCAGAAAATGCCGGAAGCCGCCCTTGGCAAGAAGGTCGCCTCCGGAGACTCCTGATGCATATCGAAGACACCCCCAGCCCGAACCATGACGCGCGGAAACATCCCGTCTCCCTGCTCGTGCTGCACTATACCGGCATGGAAAGCGGCGACGCGGCGCTTGCCCGCATGCGCGATCCGGAGGCCAAGGTCTCGGCCCATTACATGGTCTGGGAAGATGGCCGCATCGCGCGCCTCGTGCCGGAAAATCTCCGCGCCTGGCATGCCGGCGTCTCCAGATGGCAGGGCCTTGAGGATCTCAACTCCCGCTCCGTCGGCGTCGAGATCGTCAATGGCGGCCACGACTACCGCGCCCCCGGCGGCGGCCTGCCGCCCTATCCGGATGCGCAGATCAGCGCCGTCATCGCCCTCTCGCGCGAAATCATGGCCCATCACGCCATCCCCGCTACCGGCCTCGTCGGCCATTCCGACATCGCCCCCACGCGCAAGATCGATCCGGGTGAGCATTTCCCCTGGGCGCGCCTGGCCGATGCCGGCCTTGGCCTCTGGCCCGACTTTGAAACCGGCGCCGCCTGCGTCTGGTCTGGCGGTGACGCCTCGCGCCTCAATGCCCAGCTCGCCGCCATCGGCTACGACACCGCTGACATTCCCGCCGCCCTGCGCGCCTTCCAGCGCCGCTGGATGCCCCGCGCCGTCACCGGCCTTGCCGACGCAGACACCCTCCGCCGCCTCGCCCAGATCGCGGCGGCCTATGCCTCGGCCACCTCTTCGTCATCCTCGCCCCAGGCGTGAGCCCATTCGGTCGCCAGCGCCGCGCCCAGCAGCAATGACGACACCGACGCCGACAGCCAGATAAAGCCGAAGATCACAGAGGCCAGCGCCCCATAGATCGTGCCCAGCACCGAATAGTGCAGGTAGAGCTGGAACAGGAACGTCACGCCCAGAAACGCCAGCGCCGCCGCCGCCGCGCCCGCCGCCAGCGCCCGCGTGCCCCGCCGCACATGCCCGCGAAGCGACAGCACCAGGATCAGGTAGAACACGCCAAAGCTCGCAATCCCTTTCGAGATCCACAGCGAGTCCACAATCGTCGCGATCTCATGGGCAAAGCGCAGCGCAATTTCGCCGGACTCCTGTACCGCCACCGTCACCACCAGCTGCGCCGCCCCCAGCAGCCAGACGATCAGGATCAGCAGCGCCGTCAGCAGCAGCGAGGTGCCCTGGAAGGGCGCAAACCGTGTCCGGTCCGCCGTGCCCGCGATCATCCGGATGCCGGTGATCAGCGCCTTGGCGCCCGAGGTTGCCGTATACATCACCAGCACCGCCGCCAGGAACGCCCGCAGGCTCAGCCCCGCCGGCGTCATCTGCTGGATGGCATCCACCTCCTCAAAGGTCAGCGGCTCGACGCTCTGGCTGAAGAAGTTGGCAATCGGCTTGGCCAGGTCATGCGCCAGTTCCGGCGGCAGGAAAAAGGTCAGCAAAGTCAGCGTCATGTAGATCAGCGGGAAAATCGCAAACAGCGCGTAGAACGCCACCCCGCCCGTCACGATACGCACATCCGGCCGCACGAGCCGCCGCGCGGCCCGGATCGCAGGATCAATAAAGTCGGGCCGCCATCGCTCGATCATCCCTTCTCTTCTGGCATGCTCCGCCGCAGAAACAAACCGTGCATTCACGTAACCCTGTCCACGCCGCATCTCCCGCCGCCATCGCAGCAGGCGCCTTCCCTATCCGCCCGGATTGGCCCCGCCCCTATCCTGCATGCGGCTTCCGGCAATCACACCTTGCCTGGCGCCACCTGCGGATGGAGTGAAGCCGGGACGCCGGGGACACGCCCACCATTCACACTACTTTCTACCGTCCCCGGATCAATCGAGCCGAATGCTCCATCCGCAGGACCTCCCAGCCAAGCGAAACCGGAAAGGATCTTCCTTGTCCGGCCTTTCCTGCTGGTGTTTTCACTGCCTGTTCCGGATTAATTCACAGGCGGAGCTGTTCCTGTGCAATAAATCGCCGCCTGCGAGAAAAAAGATGGACAGCCTCTCGACTCAAGCGAGCGCTTGTGAGATCGTTTCGGTAAGCCAACGGAATTCCCGGCGGGAGCAGACCCGCCAAAGGAACCGGAAGCCAAGTCCATCGCCCCCGGACGAAGCCGGGTCAGGAGCAAAGCCGGGAGACCGGCGGCGCAAAGGACCAGGTGGAGATGAAGGGAAAAAGCAGGCGGTGGCCGATATGGCAGGAGCTAGACCTGACCGATCGGGGCCGAATGCCGTGAACGGGGCGCGATCCGAAACACGGCGACCAAAAAGTGAGTGTCAGCAATGGCGCCGCAGGCGGTCGGCCGCACGCAACAACCCCCCGGTTGTGCAAAGCGGTCACGGAGAAGGAACGCGCGCTTGTCGAAGAGCGAACGTCCGTATCCGGATAGGGTGATGGTGGAGAGCTGTCCGTTAGCGCGGACGTCTTCAAGGAACCCGATGGTGATCGAAAACCGTTATCGAGTGCTAGCACAGTGTCTCGGTAGTCCGATTCGAAACACACGGGAAGGCACGATGCTCGCAAGAGGATCGTGCCTTCTTGCGTTTTAGGTTTCCCTCTGCGCTCAAGGCGAAGTCCCCGCCCCTCTCCCTCTGGGAGAGGAGGGGCCCGCGCTCGAAGAGCGTGGGAGGTGAGGGCGCGACGCGCAGAACTTCGCCCTATTTGCACTCCGCCCCCACTTCCCCTATATCCGCCGCCTGACCAGATGGCCGGGCAGCCGCTGGTATGGGGGTAACCCCATACTGGAGGAAAGTCCGGGCTCCAGGTGGACAGGGCGACGGCTAACAGCCGCCCGGCGCGAGCCGAGGGAAAGTGCCACAGAAAGCAAACCGCCTCCGGCTCATCCTGAGCGAAGTCGAAGGATGCCGGCGGTAAGGGTGAAAGGGTGGGGTAAGAGCCCACCGCAGCGCTGGCAACAGGGCTGGCATGGTAAACCCCGCCCGGAGCAAGACCAAGTAGGGGGCACATACGGGCTGTCCGCCGCTCGTGCCCCGGGTGCGTCGCGCCGAGGCGTTCAGCAATGAGCGCCCCAGAGGAATGGCTGCCAGATCCCGCAAGGGACGAACAGAACCCGGCTTACAGGCCATCTGGTCACATTATCTTGCGCGGGCGTTGCCTCGGCGGCCCCGCGCGCTAGTGTCCCGCCTCAGCAAGAGCGGAAAGCCCATGCCCAGACCAGCCGGCGCGCGCAATCACGACTTTGACGAGAAACGCGCCGCCCTGCTCGACGCGCTGACAGAGTTTGCCCTGTCGGCAGACCTGCGCCGCCCGTCCCTTCGCCAGTTTGCGCAGGCGATGAATGCGTCAGAGCCCACCCTGCGCCACTATTTCGGAGACCGGCAGGGCCTCATCCTCGAAATCCTGGAGAATATCGGCCGCAAGGGTGCGCCCCTCTGGGCCATGGTCGCCACGCCGTCGGCCGATCCGGCCACCGCCTTTGAGGAATATTTCCGCATCTCCGAAGCGGGCATGCAGCTGGGCGGTTTCATCCGGGCCCATGCCTTCGGCCTGATCGAGGGCCTTGCCGACGAAGGCATCGGCCAGGCCTATCTGGAAAAGGTGCTGGAGCCCGCCCTCGCCGCCGTCGCCGACAAGCTGCGCGCCACGCCCGGCGCCCCGCAGGAGGAAACCGCCCTGCGCGCCGCCGCCCTCGCCGCCCTCTCCCCACTCCTCGTGATGAGCCTCCACCAGCAACTCCTGGGCGGCGCCACCTCCGCCCCCATCGACACCAGCGGCGTCATCCGTATGCTGCAAGGCTGGCTGGGAAAGGCCGTCTCGGCCTGAGCCTGCGTTATCAGAAAGCCTCCCCATGAATTTCCTGCAACGCCTCGGCATCACGCTTCCCATCATTCAGGCGCCAATGGCCGGTGTCTCCACGCCTGCGCTGGCCGCCGCCGTTTCCAATGCCGGCGGCCTGGGTTCGATCGCTGTGGGCGCAGTCGATGCGGCAGGCGCCCGCGCAATGATCGAGGCCACAGCCGCGCTCACCCCGCGCCCGTTCAACGTGAATGTCTTCGTTCATAAGGACCCAGTTCCGAACCCTGACCGCGAAGCTGAATGGCTTGCCACTTTGCGCCCTCTTTTCGCCGAGCATGACGCGGCGCCGCCCGCCCGGCTGACAACCATCTACAAAAGTTTCGCGCAGGACGACGCCATGCTGGCGCTGCTGATCGAGACCGCGCCGCGCGTCGTCAGCTTCCATTTCGGCCTGCCCGATGAGAGCCGCATCAGAGCGCTGAAAGGCGCCGGCTGCCTGCTGCTCTCCACCGCAACAAATCTCGCAGAGGCCCGCGCGGCAGAGGCCGCCGGCGTTGACGTAATCGTCGCGCAAGGCTTTGAAGCGGGCGGTCATCGCGGCGTTTTCGATCCGGATGCGCCCGATGATCAGCTCGGCACTTTTGCCCTCACGCGCCTGCTCGCGGCGCGCTGCCGCCTGCCGATCATTGCTGCGGGCGGCATCATGGATGGGGCCGGCATTCGCGCAGCCCTCGCGCTCGGCGCCGTCGCCGCCCAGCTTGGCACAGCCTTCATCGCCTGCCCCGAAAGCAGCGCAGACGCCGCCTTCCGTCAGGCGCTCAAAGGACCGGGGGCGGAACACACGGTTTTCACCAACGCGATTTCCGGTCGCGCTGCCCGCTGCCTTGCCAACCGGTTCACCGCATGGGCGGCGGAAAGCCGGGCCGACCCACCCGCCTATCCCATCGCCTATGATGCCGGAAAGGCCCTGCACGCCGCCGCTAGGGCAAAGGGGGAAACCGGCTTCGGCGCCCAATGGGCTGGCCAGGGCGCGCCGCTGATCCGGGAACTCCCGGCGGCCAGCCTGCTGGCGCGCCTGCAGGAAGAGATGGAAAGTCTGCGCTAGATCTGCGCTGGATCTGCGCTAGATCCGCGTCGGCTTGCCCAGCGCCGCGCGCACGCCTTCGACATCCGCTTCTGTCGTTGCCCAGGAACAGACGAACCGGCTGAGGCCGCCCGGCCAGTCGGCATAGAAGATCACGGCATCTTCCTGCAGCTGGTTCAGGTCATATTGCTCCAGCCGCACGAAAACCTCATTGCCCTGAACATCGTAAGCGAGTTCAACGCCGCGCTCGGCAAACACGCCCGCCAGCTTCGCCGCCATCGCATTGGCATGCGCAGCCAGCTTCAGCCACAGCCCGCCTTCCAGCATCGCTTCGGCCTGCGCCGCCAGGAAACGCATCTTCGGCGGCATATGCCCAGCGCGCTTTGCCCGCGCGCGCAGTTCACCTGCCTTCGCCTTCGCCGCGCCGAACAGCAGGATCACTTCGCATCCCGCCGCCCCGGTCTTCGTCAGCCCCAGCGTCAGCACGTCCACGCCCGCTTTCCAGCTCATCTCGGCCGGCGTTGCGCCCGTATGTATCAGCGCATTGCCAAAACGCGCGCCGTCCATATGCACCGCCAGCCTGCCATTCTTCGCCCGCGCGGCAAAGCGCGCCACTTCTTCGGGCGTATAGGCCATGCCGCATTCGGTCAGGTTCGTCAGCGACAGCGCCGCCGGCGGCGTGCCATGCACGAAGCTGGGGTTCACCTCGCCCAGATAGTCCGCAAACGCATTATAGTCGATCTTCGCGCCCGCGCCCGGCAGCAGCTGCAAACGTCCGCCGCCGGTAAAGAACTCCACCGCCCCGCGCTCATCCATCTGGATATGCGCTTCGCTGTGGCACAGCACAGACCCGATCGGCGGGCAGAAGCAGGACAGCGCCAGCGCGTTGGACGCCGTGCCCGAAGCCGTCATCCAGAAATCAAAGTCGTCCGTCTCGAACACGTCCGCCAGCCGCGCCCGCAGCCGCGCCGTCACCTTGTCAGCGCCGTAGCTCGCTTCGATGCCGGAATTGACCCGCGCCATCGCGTCCAGAACGGAAGGATGCGCCGGCGCAGACGTGTCGGAGGAAAAGTTCATTTGCGCGGCCCCTTCAGACTTGCGTGTCAGGTGTCTGCCACATCAGGTGCTGCCCGCCATCGCAGGCAATCATCTGACCCGTCACGCTCGATGCGCCGATCAGGTAGCGCAGCGCGCCCACTACTTCTTCGGGCGAGCCGCCCTCCCCCGTCAGCGTCGCGGCCTTCTCGGCGGCAAATTGCTCTGGTGTCTGATGCACGCTTTGCAGGGTCGGCCCCGGCGCAATCGCATTGACGCGCACCCTCGGCGCAAAGGCCTGCGCCATCGTCTGCGTCGCCTGCCACAGCGCCGCCTTGGAAAGTGTGTAGGTGAAAAAGCGCGGGTCGAGTTTCAGGACGCGCTGGTCGATCAGGTTCACCACCAGCCCGCGCTCGTCGTCAGGCAGGCTCGCCGCGAAAAGCTGGGCGAGGTGAACCGGCGCGCGCAGGTTCGGCTCGAAATGATGGTCCCAATCTACGCGCGTGTGCTCGCCTGCGCTGTCTTCGGCAAAGGTTGACGCCGAATTGACCAGAAGTGTCACGGGTTGTCCCGGAAATGTATTCAAACGGCCCCAAAAAGACACACGTTGCGCCTCTTCGGACAGGTCACAATCGAACATCTCCGCCCGTCCGCCGCGCGCGCGAATAGCATCAACCACCGCCTGCGCCTGCCCCTCGGAGCTGCGGTAGTGCACCGCCACCGTCCAGCCGTCCGCGCCCAGCGCTTCGGCCATGGCCCGGCCAAGGCGGGTTCCCGCCCCCGTTACCAGCGCGCCCTTCGGTGTCATCCGGTCACCATCTGGGCCAGCGCCGAAATGTTCGTGCCTGAGACGAGACCATAGATATAGAGCGCATACAGCAGCAGCAGCAGCAGGCCGAGCAACCGGCCCATCTTGATCCGCGTCATGATCAGGATCGCCAGCAGCACCACGGAAGCGCCCATCGCCCAGTGATCATACCGCTGGAACATCGGCGCCACGTCGAACGGCCCGAACAGCGCCACAAGGCCGCCTGCGCCCAACAGGTTGAACACGTTGGAGCCCAGCACATTGCCAACCACCACGTCGCCGCGATGCCGGAAAGCTGCCGCCAGTCCCGCGCCGATCTCCGGCAGCGACGTGCCCAGCGCCAGGATCGTAAGCCCGATCCACTCGTCGGGCACATTGAAATGGCGCGCGACGCCTTCGCCCCCTGTAATGATGAAACCAGACGCGAAGATGAGACCCGCAATGCCCAGCGGCGCATAGAAGATCGCGCGCCAGAGCGGCGGGTTCATCGTCACGGCCTCTTCATTGCCCGTGCCCCGGCCAGCGATCTGATCGCGACGCGCGGCAAAGATCGAGAAACCCGAATACCCCACCAGCACCAGCAGGAAGCAGACCCCCATCACCGGATCGAGCGGCATGATTGCCGTCATGCCGATCCAGATGAAGGTCGCCAGCAATAGCATAAACAGCGCCCGCCCCTGCCCGGCGCCGCCCGTGCGATAAGTGAAGAGCAGCGCTGGAATAGCCGCCACCATCAGGACGTTTGCAATGTTGGAGCCGACAATATTGCCGATTGCGAGGCCGGGACTACCCGACAGGGCTGCATTGGCGGAGATGAACATCTCCGGCGCCGATGTGCCAAATCCAACGATGAAAATACCGGCGACCAGGGGCGATACGCCCATTGCACGGCCTATTCCCAGCGCGCCCCGCACCAACAGGTCGCCAGCGACCGCCATCAGCAGGAGCCCGCCAAACAGGTAACCAAGCAGGATGGGATCGGGCACCACCTGCTCCACGCCGATTAGTCGAGGCGCTTGAACTCGATAAGGTTCAGAATGCCAAAGACAACAACGATAGCAGCAATGGCGATCAGGGAAGGATGGATCATAATATCTGCCTCAGCCCGTCAAAAAGAAGGTCGATTTGCGCTGTCCTTAGCGCGCGTTGTCGCACTTGGCGAGCCAATTCGGCATCTTTTTCGTAATGTTTGACAGGGGCCTGACGCAGCGTAACCCAGCCAGAACCGGTAATCCGCCGGGGAATTCCCCTATTTCTTGATCTCGACCGACACGAACTGGTCGAACCACCCCCCCGTGTCCCCGCGCCGTTTGACGCGGATCAGGATCGGCTGGTTCGGCGACTGCATCGCCGTCTCCAGGCGCTTCAGCACATCACTGACCGCGCCAACGGACTGGAAGTTCACTTCCACGATCACGTCGCCGCGGCGCAGCTTGCCATAAGCGCGCCCGCGCGTGCTGACGCCGGTGACCGCCACGCCCGACATGTCTCGCGGAACGCCAAAGCGGCGGCGGACATCATCATCGAGCGCCACCATATCTGCGCCAAGATCGTTGGAGAGGCCGACCGCTTCGGTGGGAGCAGCTGTCACCGCTTCCTTTTCCTCCGGCAGCTCGCCCAGCGTGACGGCGACATCGCGCTGGCGGCCATCGCGCACGATGCTGAGCGTCACCGGCTTGCCGATCGGCTTTTCAGACAGCATCCGCGTCATTTCCCGCACGCCGGCAACGGACCGTCCATCGATGGAGAGGATGAGATCACCCACTTCCAGCTTTGCCTTGGCAGCGGGGCTATCATCGGTGATGCGCGTGATGATGGTACCGGAGGTGCCTTTGGCCTTGTAGGCCTTGATCAGCGACTCGTCCGCATCCTGCACATTCACGCCCAGCCAGGGGCGATGCACCCGGCCTTCCTTGATCAGCTGCTGCGAAATCCGCTTCACCGTGTTGGACGGTACAGAGAAGCCGAGACCGATGGAGCCACCAGACTGCGAGATGATCGCGGTGTTCACGCCGATCACCTGGCCGTTCAGATTGAACAGCGGGCCACCGGAATTGCCCTGGTTGATGGCCGCGTCGGTCTGGATGAAATTGTCAGACCGCCCCGTATTGAGGTCACGGCCCGTCGCCGAAATGATGCCTGCCGAAACCGAGCCGCCAAAGCCGAGCGGGTTACCGATGGCAATCACCCAATCGCCCACTTCCGCCTTGTCGCTGTCGGCCAGCTCTACAAATGGCAGGGGCGACTTGGAGCTGACTTTCAGGACGGCGATGTCCCCATCCCTGTCGCGCCCAACGATCTTGGCGTCGAGCGTACGGCCGTCAGAGAAGATGACTTCAATTGTGTCGGCCTTCTCGATCACATGGTTGTTGGTGATAATGTAGCCATCGGCGCTGATGACGAAGCCAGAACCCAGCGAGCCTTCGCGCTGAAAGCCATCATCATTACGTCCGAAATAATCGTTGAAGCGTTCCGCCGGAGAGCCTTCCGGGAAGGTTGGCAGGCGGCTGGCCACCACTTGCGAGGTGGAGATGTTCACCACCGCTGGCATCAGCCGTTTGGCCAGCACACTGAAGCTCTGAGGCGCCGATTTGGCATCAACCGGAGTGCCGGGGCGCGACAGGCTTCCGCCTGCCTGCTGCGCGAGCGCCACAGGCGCCAAGGCTGCGATCAGGGCGAGCGCCGCGGCGGCGGTCCGGTTCATGATGGCGGAGACTCCCTTCATGGTCGTTTCTGGTCTGCGTGAACAGACAGTCTTTCCGCCTTTGACTATGGCGCTTTGGCGACCGGTTGCAACAGATTCAGGCCGTGCGAACTGCAAGCATCAGAAGACCAACACCGACTGCCGCAACCACCAGCCCGCCAAGGGCGATGTCGCGGGGCGGCAGCTTCGAGAGAAGCTGACCGATCCGCCGCATATAGTCAGGCGCAACTGCGCACAGCACGCCTTCCATCAATAGCCAGACACCAAAGCCGGCGAGGGCGAGCGTAATCCAGCTCATCGCCCCGCCCGCTCCAGATCAGCGCGGCCCGCCCGCAGAACGGGCACTGTCGAAGAACTGGTCACACACACCGATCGACTCAGGGCTGACCACAAGCTGAGTGCCTTCCTGGATGGCCTTCTCGCACGCCACCAGCGCGCGCTGGAAGCGGAAGAACTCAGCGTCCTTGTTATAGGCGTTGGCATAGACTTCCGTCGCGCGGGCATCGCCCTCACCGCGGATCTTTTCAGCCGCTTCGCGGGCCTGAGCCTCGATGACGGTCTTTTCGCGCTCAGCCTGGGCACGGATCAAACGGGCCCGCTCCTCCCCTTCCGAACGGATGCGCTGGGCCTCCTGCAGACGCGCTGTGCGCATCCGGTTGTAGACGCCCTCGGCCACTTCCTGCGGAAGGTCTGCCTGACGGATACGCACGTCAATGATGTCGACACCGGCCTTGATAAGCTCGGCGTTCACGCTCTCGCGGATCTCATTCATCAAGGCTGCGCGCTGGCCGGAAATGATTTCCGGAACCGGCACATCCCCCAGCGTCGCCCGGATCGCAGCAACCGTGATCGTATTGATCTGGGTCGTTGCCGCGCTTTCGGTGCGGAAGCTCTGATAATAACGCAGCGGGTCGTTGATCCGCCAGCGGACGAAGGCATCCACCTGCAGGCGGCGCTGGTCGGAAGCGATCACCTGGATGCCTTCGATGTCGAGGCCAAGGTTACGTTTGTCGAGAATTTCGACCTGCTGATAGACCGGGATTTTCATGTGCAGGCCTGCTTCGTCGGTGCCCGGCGCATTGATGATGCGAACCGGCTTACCAACTTCAAGCACGATGGCCTGTTGCGACTGGCGCACAACGAAAAACACGTTCGAGGCAATGACCAGCCCGACGATGGACAGGATCAGGATGAGCCAACCAAAAGCACGCATCAGCGCTCTCCTCCACCATTCTGCTGGGTCCGGACACGATCAATCGGCAGGTAAGGCACTGCGCCGGATTTCTGATCAAGGATCAGCTTGTCGGAACGCTCAAGCACGCGTTCCATCGTTTCCAGATACATACGCTCCCGGGTGACGCGCGGCGCCTTGCGATATTCTTCATAGATCTGGTCGAAGCGGGCAGCCTCACCGTTGGCGTCAGCCACAACCTGGTCTCGATAGGCCTCGGCTTCCTGCTGCAGGCGGGAGGCCGTACCGCGTGCCTGGGGCACGATTTCGTT
Protein-coding sequences here:
- a CDS encoding threonine aldolase family protein, giving the protein MNFSSDTSAPAHPSVLDAMARVNSGIEASYGADKVTARLRARLADVFETDDFDFWMTASGTASNALALSCFCPPIGSVLCHSEAHIQMDERGAVEFFTGGGRLQLLPGAGAKIDYNAFADYLGEVNPSFVHGTPPAALSLTNLTECGMAYTPEEVARFAARAKNGRLAVHMDGARFGNALIHTGATPAEMSWKAGVDVLTLGLTKTGAAGCEVILLFGAAKAKAGELRARAKRAGHMPPKMRFLAAQAEAMLEGGLWLKLAAHANAMAAKLAGVFAERGVELAYDVQGNEVFVRLEQYDLNQLQEDAVIFYADWPGGLSRFVCSWATTEADVEGVRAALGKPTRI
- a CDS encoding YhjD/YihY/BrkB family envelope integrity protein gives rise to the protein MIERWRPDFIDPAIRAARRLVRPDVRIVTGGVAFYALFAIFPLIYMTLTLLTFFLPPELAHDLAKPIANFFSQSVEPLTFEEVDAIQQMTPAGLSLRAFLAAVLVMYTATSGAKALITGIRMIAGTADRTRFAPFQGTSLLLTALLILIVWLLGAAQLVVTVAVQESGEIALRFAHEIATIVDSLWISKGIASFGVFYLILVLSLRGHVRRGTRALAAGAAAAALAFLGVTFLFQLYLHYSVLGTIYGALASVIFGFIWLSASVSSLLLGAALATEWAHAWGEDDEEVAEA
- a CDS encoding NAD(P)H-dependent flavin oxidoreductase translates to MNFLQRLGITLPIIQAPMAGVSTPALAAAVSNAGGLGSIAVGAVDAAGARAMIEATAALTPRPFNVNVFVHKDPVPNPDREAEWLATLRPLFAEHDAAPPARLTTIYKSFAQDDAMLALLIETAPRVVSFHFGLPDESRIRALKGAGCLLLSTATNLAEARAAEAAGVDVIVAQGFEAGGHRGVFDPDAPDDQLGTFALTRLLAARCRLPIIAAGGIMDGAGIRAALALGAVAAQLGTAFIACPESSADAAFRQALKGPGAEHTVFTNAISGRAARCLANRFTAWAAESRADPPAYPIAYDAGKALHAAARAKGETGFGAQWAGQGAPLIRELPAASLLARLQEEMESLR
- a CDS encoding TetR/AcrR family transcriptional regulator yields the protein MPRPAGARNHDFDEKRAALLDALTEFALSADLRRPSLRQFAQAMNASEPTLRHYFGDRQGLILEILENIGRKGAPLWAMVATPSADPATAFEEYFRISEAGMQLGGFIRAHAFGLIEGLADEGIGQAYLEKVLEPALAAVADKLRATPGAPQEETALRAAALAALSPLLVMSLHQQLLGGATSAPIDTSGVIRMLQGWLGKAVSA
- a CDS encoding SDR family oxidoreductase; protein product: MTPKGALVTGAGTRLGRAMAEALGADGWTVAVHYRSSEGQAQAVVDAIRARGGRAEMFDCDLSEEAQRVSFWGRLNTFPGQPVTLLVNSASTFAEDSAGEHTRVDWDHHFEPNLRAPVHLAQLFAASLPDDERGLVVNLIDQRVLKLDPRFFTYTLSKAALWQATQTMAQAFAPRVRVNAIAPGPTLQSVHQTPEQFAAEKAATLTGEGGSPEEVVGALRYLIGASSVTGQMIACDGGQHLMWQTPDTQV
- a CDS encoding DUF2065 domain-containing protein; its protein translation is MSWITLALAGFGVWLLMEGVLCAVAPDYMRRIGQLLSKLPPRDIALGGLVVAAVGVGLLMLAVRTA
- a CDS encoding calcium/sodium antiporter translates to MPDPILLGYLFGGLLLMAVAGDLLVRGALGIGRAMGVSPLVAGIFIVGFGTSAPEMFISANAALSGSPGLAIGNIVGSNIANVLMVAAIPALLFTYRTGGAGQGRALFMLLLATFIWIGMTAIMPLDPVMGVCFLLVLVGYSGFSIFAARRDQIAGRGTGNEEAVTMNPPLWRAIFYAPLGIAGLIFASGFIITGGEGVARHFNVPDEWIGLTILALGTSLPEIGAGLAAAFRHRGDVVVGNVLGSNVFNLLGAGGLVALFGPFDVAPMFQRYDHWAMGASVVLLAILIMTRIKMGRLLGLLLLLLYALYIYGLVSGTNISALAQMVTG
- a CDS encoding DMT family transporter, translating into MAIRDFALLCAVCLVWGLNLVVTRWVVADMAIPPIFFAALRFLGVAVCLIPFLRPRPENLRILFIVSMMIGSVHFALLFIGLRHADASAAAVTGQLGVPFSTLMSMLFLGEVIHWRRALGITLAFLGVLIIALDPSNFSVSYGLLYIIASAFIGSAGGIVMKRMPKLSGLRFQAWVGLFSFAPLFALSFAVEQGQLDAYIHGGWMVWAASAFAIIGVSVFGHSAFYTLLKKYDVSLLSPLTLMTPIWGVIFGIALLNEPLTLRLIIGAAVSLSGVLVIALRANQKMPEAALGKKVASGDS
- the hflC gene encoding protease modulator HflC, translating into MRAFGWLILILSIVGLVIASNVFFVVRQSQQAIVLEVGKPVRIINAPGTDEAGLHMKIPVYQQVEILDKRNLGLDIEGIQVIASDQRRLQVDAFVRWRINDPLRYYQSFRTESAATTQINTITVAAIRATLGDVPVPEIISGQRAALMNEIRESVNAELIKAGVDIIDVRIRQADLPQEVAEGVYNRMRTARLQEAQRIRSEGEERARLIRAQAEREKTVIEAQAREAAEKIRGEGDARATEVYANAYNKDAEFFRFQRALVACEKAIQEGTQLVVSPESIGVCDQFFDSARSAGGPR
- a CDS encoding Do family serine endopeptidase; translated protein: MNRTAAAALALIAALAPVALAQQAGGSLSRPGTPVDAKSAPQSFSVLAKRLMPAVVNISTSQVVASRLPTFPEGSPAERFNDYFGRNDDGFQREGSLGSGFVISADGYIITNNHVIEKADTIEVIFSDGRTLDAKIVGRDRDGDIAVLKVSSKSPLPFVELADSDKAEVGDWVIAIGNPLGFGGSVSAGIISATGRDLNTGRSDNFIQTDAAINQGNSGGPLFNLNGQVIGVNTAIISQSGGSIGLGFSVPSNTVKRISQQLIKEGRVHRPWLGVNVQDADESLIKAYKAKGTSGTIITRITDDSPAAKAKLEVGDLILSIDGRSVAGVREMTRMLSEKPIGKPVTLSIVRDGRQRDVAVTLGELPEEKEAVTAAPTEAVGLSNDLGADMVALDDDVRRRFGVPRDMSGVAVTGVSTRGRAYGKLRRGDVIVEVNFQSVGAVSDVLKRLETAMQSPNQPILIRVKRRGDTGGWFDQFVSVEIKK
- a CDS encoding N-acetylmuramoyl-L-alanine amidase, with product MHIEDTPSPNHDARKHPVSLLVLHYTGMESGDAALARMRDPEAKVSAHYMVWEDGRIARLVPENLRAWHAGVSRWQGLEDLNSRSVGVEIVNGGHDYRAPGGGLPPYPDAQISAVIALSREIMAHHAIPATGLVGHSDIAPTRKIDPGEHFPWARLADAGLGLWPDFETGAACVWSGGDASRLNAQLAAIGYDTADIPAALRAFQRRWMPRAVTGLADADTLRRLAQIAAAYASATSSSSSPQA